A section of the Metabacillus endolithicus genome encodes:
- a CDS encoding VOC family protein: MNRLNLITLGVKDMIESLHFYREGLGFKVLVYGDESNPDVIFFNNSGTKILLFPIDRLVKDISTEKPPELGSGFGGITLGFNGNSIEEVDEVFTLAKKAGAKVIKEPQTVFWGGYSGYFQDPNGYYWEVAYGENWEFDENDMLVIGEN, encoded by the coding sequence ATGAATCGTTTAAATTTAATTACATTGGGCGTAAAGGATATGATAGAATCACTTCATTTCTATCGTGAAGGACTAGGATTTAAAGTCTTAGTATATGGAGATGAATCAAATCCTGACGTTATTTTCTTTAATAATTCAGGAACAAAAATTTTATTGTTTCCAATCGATCGATTAGTAAAAGATATTAGTACAGAAAAACCTCCAGAATTAGGAAGTGGATTTGGAGGAATCACGCTTGGCTTTAACGGAAATTCAATAGAAGAAGTTGATGAGGTATTTACCTTAGCTAAAAAAGCTGGAGCTAAAGTTATAAAGGAGCCACAAACTGTATTTTGGGGTGGTTATAGTGGCTATTTCCAAGACCCTAATGGATACTATTGGGAAGTTGCCTATGGAGAGAATTGGGAATTCGATGAGAATGATATGTTAGTTATTGGTGAAAATTAA